Proteins from a single region of Apium graveolens cultivar Ventura chromosome 7, ASM990537v1, whole genome shotgun sequence:
- the LOC141674091 gene encoding uncharacterized protein LOC141674091 has protein sequence MSDDILIIRRHLLNDPHLYLSDDELQNYALAATSRRDFDDKAEIKILHEKNHGMLNPEQKNVYDSIIQNVYYKVDGVFFVYEVEGAASHFCGRHYDVTLHSEGKIVLHVALCGISAVLFPGGRTAHSRFHIPLKLDQDSTAGIRHGIDIAELIQQTDLII, from the exons ATGTCGGACGATATTCTCATCATTAGGCGACATTTGCTTAATGATCCTCATCTATATCTATCAGATGACGAGTTACAAAATTATGCACTTGCAG CTACTTCAAGAAGAGACTTTGATGATAAAGCAGAGATAAAAATTTTGCATGAAAAGAATCATGGAATGCTCAACCCTGAACAGAAGAACGTTTACGATTCTATCATACAAAATGTTTATTATAAGGTAGATGGTGTTTTTTTCGTATATGAAGTGGAGGGTGCGGCAAGCCATTTCTGTGGCAGACATTATGATGTCACCCTTCATTCAGAAGGAAAGATTGTGCTTCATGTTGCCTTATGTGGTATATCAGCTGTACTGTTTCCTGGTGGAAGGACTGCACATTCAAGATTCCATATTCCTTTGAAACTTGATCAAGACAGTACAGCCGGAATTAGACATGGAATCGATATTGcagaattaatccaacaaacTGATTTGATCATTTAG
- the LOC141674092 gene encoding uncharacterized protein LOC141674092: MSAIDKRRAKKPFGGITIVFGGDYRQILPVIPKASRAEVQNMRLHAGNTEMKNKVIAEFGKWELSIGDGKVENFSPDADTGRMLIKIPDQYVVHTTSRAILTPTNVVVDDLNNNILEKIPGALNIYLRQDSIDDTGDEDNDFRSTFPIEYPNSLNMPCIPKHELNIKAVKDHHKTRRDIN, encoded by the exons ATGTCCGCTATTGATAAAAGGAGAGCAAAGAAGCCATTTGGCGGTATCACAATTGTTTTTGGCGGAGATTATAGGCAGATTTTACCCGTGATTCCAAAGGCATCGAGAGCTGAAGTA CAAAATATGCGGCTTCATGCAGGAAATACAGAAATGAAAAATAAGGTTATAGCGGAGTTCGGTAAATGGGAGCTGTCAATTGGTGATGGTAAAGTTGAGAACTTTAGTCCTGATGCTGACACTGGTAGAATGCTAATAAAGATTCCAGATCAATATGTTGTTCATACCAC ATCAAGAGCTATCCTAACACCAACTAATGTTGTGGTGGATGACTTAAATAACAACATTCTTGAGAAAATACCTGGAGCTCTAAACATATATCTTCGTCAGGATTCAATTGACGACACTGGTGATGAAGATAATGATTTCAGATCTACATTTCCAATTGAGTACCCGAATTCATTAAATATGCCTTGCATTCCTAAGCACGAGTTAAACATCAAG GCGGTTAAAGATCATCATAAAACTCGAAGAGATATCAATTGA